From the genome of Deinococcus sp. AJ005, one region includes:
- a CDS encoding inorganic diphosphatase, with product MVEWTAGTRERFVWREGRIEPLRTEPYPAPVNYGCLPGTLNPADGAEIDAVWLGPALKVGTVLEMPVLGLLSLLDGDHKVIFAVDPQSGAEAAAQAKLLAWFPPERGARLLDASEAVAWLESLSSKPD from the coding sequence GTGGTGGAGTGGACGGCGGGAACGCGCGAGCGGTTCGTGTGGCGTGAGGGCAGAATTGAGCCGCTGCGAACCGAGCCTTATCCAGCCCCAGTCAACTACGGCTGTCTGCCGGGCACGCTGAATCCCGCCGACGGTGCGGAGATTGACGCCGTATGGTTGGGGCCAGCCCTGAAGGTGGGAACCGTGCTGGAGATGCCCGTGCTGGGCTTGCTCTCTCTGCTGGACGGCGATCACAAGGTCATCTTCGCAGTAGACCCTCAGTCTGGAGCCGAGGCGGCAGCACAGGCAAAGCTGCTGGCCTGGTTTCCCCCCGAACGCGGCGCACGCCTGCTGGACGCGTCAGAGGCGGTGGCGTGGCTGGAATCGCTGTCTTCCAAGCCGGATTGA
- a CDS encoding glycogen synthase — protein MRVVHVASEVFPFSRSGGLGDVLGVLPEVLAGQGAQTTVVSPWYGSLAGQPTELWRGVLPELTSGPAPIYEVRVGEIVRNSVQYLFIDLPEFDRPGLYFDDDVHRFCLFGRTVLSVLHQIGVVPDVVHGHDWQSGLVVAYAHLAGLKTVFSVHNLQYQGRWNIEEAARWTGLPQWTLGPDALEYHGDLNLMKAGLTFADAVTTVSPTYAQEITTPEYGEGLQGLLIRLTIEGRLSGILNGLDQERWDPRTDPDVPQFGDPAGKAAATALLRKEFGLDDAPILGVVSRLADQKGIDLLIEALPELTPHWNVVVLGGGDPLLTAALSGWAQHPRVAFVGGLNEPLAHRIYAGADIFAMPSRFEPCGLSQMISMRYGTLPVVRLTGGLVDTVPADIGFRFADATPQALSAACAEARAEYDRPDAWQARMERAMALDFSWQGPAAQYMTLYERLSR, from the coding sequence ATGCGTGTTGTTCATGTGGCCTCGGAAGTGTTTCCATTCTCGCGTTCGGGCGGGCTGGGGGACGTGCTGGGCGTCCTACCGGAGGTGCTGGCGGGCCAGGGCGCCCAGACCACCGTGGTCTCGCCGTGGTACGGCTCGCTGGCGGGGCAGCCCACCGAGCTGTGGCGCGGCGTGCTGCCGGAGCTGACTTCCGGCCCTGCACCCATCTACGAGGTCCGGGTGGGCGAGATCGTTCGCAACAGCGTGCAGTACCTGTTTATCGACCTGCCGGAGTTTGACCGTCCGGGGCTGTATTTCGATGACGACGTCCACCGCTTCTGCCTGTTCGGGCGCACGGTGCTGTCGGTGCTTCATCAGATCGGGGTGGTGCCGGACGTGGTCCACGGGCATGACTGGCAATCGGGGCTGGTGGTGGCTTACGCGCATCTGGCCGGACTCAAGACCGTTTTCTCGGTGCATAACCTGCAATACCAGGGCCGCTGGAATATCGAAGAGGCCGCGCGCTGGACCGGCTTGCCGCAGTGGACGCTGGGGCCGGACGCGCTGGAATACCACGGCGATCTCAACCTGATGAAGGCCGGGCTGACCTTCGCAGACGCCGTGACCACCGTCAGCCCCACCTACGCCCAGGAAATCACCACCCCCGAATACGGCGAGGGCCTCCAGGGCCTGCTGATCCGCCTGACCATCGAGGGCCGTCTGAGCGGCATCCTGAACGGGCTGGACCAGGAGCGCTGGGACCCGCGCACCGACCCGGACGTGCCGCAGTTTGGGGACCCGGCGGGCAAGGCGGCGGCCACCGCGCTGCTGCGGAAAGAATTCGGGCTGGACGACGCGCCGATCCTGGGCGTGGTCAGTCGGCTGGCCGATCAGAAGGGGATTGATCTGCTGATCGAGGCGCTGCCTGAGCTGACTCCGCACTGGAACGTGGTGGTGCTGGGCGGTGGCGACCCGTTGCTGACCGCCGCGCTGTCAGGCTGGGCACAGCACCCGCGCGTGGCCTTCGTGGGCGGTCTGAACGAACCGCTGGCCCACCGCATCTACGCCGGGGCCGACATCTTCGCCATGCCCAGCCGTTTCGAGCCGTGCGGGCTGTCCCAGATGATCTCCATGCGCTACGGCACGCTGCCGGTGGTGCGCCTGACAGGTGGGCTGGTGGACACCGTGCCCGCCGACATCGGCTTCCGCTTTGCCGACGCCACCCCGCAGGCACTGAGCGCCGCCTGTGCCGAGGCCCGCGCCGAATATGACCGCCCGGACGCGTGGCAGGCCCGCATGGAACGTGCGATGGCGCTGGACTTTAGCTGGCAGGGTCCGGCGGCGCAGTACATGACCCTGTACGAGCGACTGAGCCGGTGA
- a CDS encoding RNA methyltransferase, translating into MTLAVVLVSPKTPGNIGSAARAMLNMGAKDLRLVAPRCNHLDSGAVAMAVHAADLLRGATIYPTLREALADRDLSVGTSARIRSDLPQPQHPAQIRPFVRAATAPALVFGPEESGLTNADLEQCQMTVRIPTGDYASLNLAQAVLLVCYEFLQGQDEPLDRTRKTATREEMEAMYGHLHDTMHLIGYTDAVRARHTLRLWRALLDRALMNSAESRLFRGLLRQVQWKVEDAAKRGTTEPRPGQAVEALDQD; encoded by the coding sequence GTGACTCTGGCTGTCGTCCTCGTTTCCCCCAAAACCCCCGGCAATATCGGCTCGGCGGCCCGCGCCATGTTGAATATGGGCGCCAAAGACCTGCGGCTGGTGGCCCCGCGCTGCAACCATCTGGATTCAGGGGCGGTGGCGATGGCCGTCCACGCCGCCGATCTGCTGCGTGGCGCGACGATTTACCCCACCCTACGTGAGGCGCTGGCGGACCGCGATCTGAGCGTGGGCACCAGCGCCCGCATCCGCTCTGATCTGCCGCAGCCGCAGCATCCGGCACAGATCCGGCCCTTCGTGCGCGCGGCCACCGCCCCGGCCCTGGTCTTTGGGCCAGAGGAATCGGGCCTGACCAACGCCGATCTGGAGCAGTGCCAGATGACCGTCCGCATTCCCACCGGGGATTACGCCAGCCTGAATCTGGCGCAGGCGGTGCTGCTGGTCTGCTACGAGTTCCTGCAAGGCCAGGACGAACCTCTGGACCGCACCCGCAAGACTGCCACGCGCGAGGAGATGGAGGCCATGTACGGCCACCTGCACGACACCATGCACCTGATTGGCTACACCGACGCCGTGCGCGCCCGCCACACCCTGCGCCTGTGGCGCGCACTGCTGGACCGCGCCCTGATGAACAGCGCCGAGAGCCGCCTGTTCCGGGGTCTGCTGCGACAGGTGCAGTGGAAGGTGGAGGACGCGGCAAAACGCGGCACGACGGAGCCGAGGCCAGGGCAGGCGGTCGAGGCTCTGGATCAGGATTGA
- a CDS encoding PQQ-binding-like beta-propeller repeat protein, translating to MTTPTPALHPLRPVWFYDAHHSVHTLESSAAQLVVPVRRTQLVALDPVTGQERWRRRHAQVRWNELHLTPGRVSFLTGTDRLVTLDADTGESQWTAVTLPWSGWLCGTADVLVTGEWRHSTPLQAFDTATGERRWMTRLPHRPRRTALYAPLNALMTLLDDHVTCHSLVDGTLIAELAFPGLLDTPVSDGQFRGAFGTPDRAWLERGAGDRVLMLSGPDLRLEERHLGREPVTLRLDDQGGDVFFEDTERQLCVYDVARDVTTVLGPLDHHWRNQILAVRLPDRTVLAGTSMGMLVRFAPEGGVLERVRVGKRVLTPLLVMGDVVCFGTQSGQVRAWTWTERPLLGVAGATA from the coding sequence ATGACCACGCCAACACCTGCGCTCCACCCTCTGCGCCCGGTCTGGTTCTATGACGCGCACCACAGCGTTCACACCCTCGAAAGCAGTGCGGCGCAACTCGTCGTCCCGGTGCGCCGCACGCAACTGGTGGCCCTTGATCCGGTCACCGGTCAAGAACGCTGGCGCCGCCGGCACGCGCAGGTGCGCTGGAATGAGCTGCACCTCACACCGGGCCGGGTCTCGTTCCTGACTGGCACAGACCGCCTCGTGACGCTGGACGCCGACACGGGTGAATCGCAATGGACCGCTGTCACCCTGCCGTGGTCCGGCTGGCTGTGCGGGACGGCCGACGTGCTGGTCACCGGTGAGTGGCGGCACTCCACGCCCTTGCAGGCGTTCGACACCGCGACAGGTGAGCGGCGCTGGATGACGCGGCTGCCCCACCGCCCCCGGCGCACCGCGCTGTACGCCCCCTTGAACGCCCTGATGACCCTCCTGGATGACCACGTGACCTGTCACTCCCTCGTCGACGGCACGCTCATCGCGGAACTCGCCTTCCCCGGCCTGCTGGACACGCCGGTCTCCGACGGGCAGTTCAGGGGCGCGTTCGGCACGCCGGACCGGGCATGGCTCGAACGGGGTGCGGGAGACCGCGTGCTGATGCTCTCCGGACCGGACCTGCGGCTTGAGGAACGGCATCTGGGGCGGGAGCCGGTGACCCTGCGGTTGGATGACCAAGGCGGGGACGTGTTCTTCGAGGACACCGAGCGGCAGTTGTGTGTCTATGACGTGGCGCGGGACGTCACGACGGTGCTGGGGCCGCTGGACCACCACTGGCGCAACCAGATCCTGGCGGTGCGCCTGCCGGACAGGACGGTGCTGGCCGGAACGTCGATGGGCATGCTGGTGCGCTTCGCGCCGGAGGGGGGCGTCCTTGAGCGGGTGCGGGTGGGCAAACGGGTGCTGACCCCGCTGCTTGTCATGGGTGACGTGGTGTGCTTCGGCACGCAGAGCGGGCAGGTGAGGGCATGGACGTGGACGGAACGGCCCCTACTGGGCGTCGCAGGGGCAACCGCCTGA
- a CDS encoding heme-dependent oxidative N-demethylase subunit alpha family protein: MPAPTIYRPFLNGMYTVSAGLFRLGAASTGQVIPWREDGAAEMHTFSLDDDYERFVVSKWAAHRRALHEYAGEANLSPELRGAALKFTARTLAAESGGAMTWDGQTFYNSLLGWEARLDLCWGRVADLRRFDAPLAGLRGDLEPLGALDFLCLNAQEDLAIIARDGQTGRDWLAATHVLSPERWDPRDKLGRDFVAVHSPVAGSGPMNATAPRLMDAVIGRGPFVRFAWGVAPDDRLDHHPSTVEAEAPFDPNTAFLRVERQTLIGFPAAHGALFTIRPYLYPLHLAAQTPAQASALAAALRTMTLEQQTYKGLLGVMPDLLIWLDARAL; this comes from the coding sequence ATGCCCGCGCCCACTATTTATCGCCCCTTCCTGAACGGCATGTATACCGTTTCGGCAGGGCTGTTCCGGTTGGGGGCGGCTTCGACAGGTCAGGTGATCCCCTGGCGCGAGGACGGCGCGGCGGAAATGCACACCTTCTCGCTGGATGACGATTACGAACGGTTCGTGGTCAGCAAGTGGGCGGCCCACCGCCGGGCCTTGCACGAATACGCGGGCGAGGCGAACCTGTCTCCCGAACTGCGTGGGGCAGCCCTTAAATTCACCGCACGCACCCTGGCTGCCGAGAGTGGCGGGGCGATGACCTGGGACGGTCAGACGTTTTACAATTCCCTGCTGGGCTGGGAGGCGCGGCTGGATTTGTGCTGGGGGAGAGTGGCGGACCTGCGCCGTTTCGACGCACCGCTGGCTGGGTTGCGTGGTGACCTCGAACCGCTGGGCGCACTGGATTTCCTGTGCCTGAATGCACAGGAAGACCTCGCCATCATCGCGCGTGACGGGCAGACTGGGCGCGACTGGCTGGCAGCCACGCATGTGCTGTCACCGGAGCGCTGGGACCCCCGCGACAAGCTGGGGCGGGACTTCGTGGCGGTGCATTCCCCGGTGGCGGGCAGTGGCCCCATGAACGCCACCGCGCCTCGGCTGATGGACGCGGTGATCGGGCGCGGCCCCTTCGTGCGCTTCGCCTGGGGTGTCGCGCCGGATGATCGGCTGGACCATCATCCCAGTACCGTGGAGGCGGAGGCCCCATTTGACCCCAATACAGCTTTCCTGCGCGTGGAGCGGCAGACGCTGATCGGCTTTCCGGCGGCGCACGGGGCGCTGTTCACCATCCGGCCCTACCTTTATCCGCTGCACCTCGCCGCTCAAACCCCAGCCCAGGCCAGTGCGCTGGCTGCGGCGCTACGGACCATGACGCTAGAGCAGCAGACTTACAAGGGTTTGCTTGGGGTCATGCCTGACCTCCTCATCTGGCTGGACGCGCGGGCGCTCTAG
- a CDS encoding succinate dehydrogenase iron-sulfur subunit, with protein MTQMQHETSTAPAAAKQALPMLHIKVKILRFDPEKDRKAHWETYEAQAQAGDRVLDVINEVKWYQDQSLTFRRSCMHGICGSDAMLINGRNRLACKTLVRDVAKDGGTITIEPIRGLKVEKDLLVDMEPFFDSYKAIMPYFINESPAPAAERIQSEEEAERMAQSSNCILCACCTTSCPIFWVNGSYLGPAAIVQAHRFIFDTRDEATQQRLNIMNQNTGVWRCRTAYNCTEACPRDIPITQLIEEVKRAVMYQQA; from the coding sequence ATGACCCAGATGCAACACGAGACCAGCACTGCGCCCGCCGCTGCCAAGCAGGCGTTGCCGATGCTGCATATCAAAGTCAAGATCCTGCGCTTCGATCCCGAGAAGGACCGCAAAGCGCACTGGGAAACCTACGAGGCCCAGGCCCAGGCCGGCGACCGCGTGCTGGACGTCATCAACGAGGTCAAGTGGTATCAAGACCAGAGCCTGACCTTCCGGCGCTCGTGCATGCACGGCATCTGCGGTTCCGACGCCATGCTGATCAACGGGCGCAACCGACTGGCCTGCAAGACGCTGGTGCGCGACGTGGCCAAGGACGGCGGCACCATCACCATCGAGCCGATCCGTGGCCTGAAGGTGGAAAAGGATCTGCTGGTGGATATGGAGCCGTTCTTCGACTCCTACAAGGCGATCATGCCTTACTTCATCAACGAGTCTCCGGCCCCCGCCGCCGAGCGCATCCAGTCCGAGGAAGAGGCCGAGCGTATGGCCCAGTCCAGCAACTGCATCCTGTGCGCGTGCTGCACCACCAGTTGCCCGATCTTCTGGGTCAACGGTTCGTACCTCGGACCTGCCGCGATTGTCCAGGCGCACCGTTTCATTTTCGACACCCGTGATGAAGCCACGCAGCAACGCCTGAACATCATGAACCAGAATACGGGCGTCTGGCGCTGCCGCACCGCCTACAACTGCACGGAAGCCTGCCCGCGCGACATCCCGATCACGCAACTGATCGAGGAAGTCAAGCGCGCGGTGATGTACCAGCAGGCGTAA
- a CDS encoding ribonuclease domain-containing protein, which yields MNFRALFLTPLLAVFLAACDLPAKGQETAQSQPPAQTQVQQTQTPQPQQNQTASRDPQSGLNWVNASELPREGTQLLRTISQGGKFRYSKDGVTFGNRERILPRQNSGYYREYTVPTPGEGDRGARRIVCGGQPVTSTAECYYTADHYASFRRIRP from the coding sequence GTGAACTTCCGCGCCCTTTTCCTGACCCCCCTGCTGGCTGTGTTCCTCGCCGCGTGCGATCTGCCTGCCAAGGGTCAGGAGACGGCGCAGAGTCAACCTCCGGCCCAGACTCAGGTTCAGCAAACCCAGACCCCACAGCCCCAGCAGAATCAGACCGCCAGCCGTGACCCGCAGAGCGGCCTGAACTGGGTCAATGCCAGTGAATTGCCGCGTGAGGGCACGCAGCTTTTGCGGACCATTTCCCAGGGCGGGAAATTCCGCTACAGCAAGGACGGCGTAACCTTTGGCAACCGCGAGCGCATCCTGCCCCGGCAGAACAGCGGCTACTACCGCGAATACACCGTGCCCACCCCCGGCGAGGGGGACCGGGGCGCGCGGCGCATCGTGTGCGGCGGCCAGCCCGTGACCAGCACCGCCGAGTGCTATTACACCGCCGATCACTACGCCAGCTTCAGGAGGATTCGCCCGTGA
- a CDS encoding cyclin-dependent kinase inhibitor 3 family protein — MISSSSPKHENPIRVDWIPTGLWPGRLGLTFAPGKKGRSVVQKGVTHDRDVYGDMQTLAADGVNVLAPLIEDFEFDMLGMDGYHAAADLNNLEVKAYAIPDQHAPGKRTDFAAFIDELMTDLLDGRGVVVHCRGGLGRAGLAAACLLVQGGMTADRAIELVRETRDRKAIETSEQMQFVHDFADALPVQHRS, encoded by the coding sequence GTGATCTCTTCCTCCAGCCCGAAGCATGAAAACCCTATTCGCGTGGACTGGATTCCCACCGGCCTGTGGCCCGGACGGCTGGGCCTGACCTTTGCCCCCGGCAAGAAGGGCCGCAGCGTGGTTCAGAAGGGCGTGACGCATGACCGCGACGTGTACGGCGACATGCAAACCCTGGCGGCAGACGGCGTAAACGTCCTGGCCCCGCTGATTGAGGACTTCGAGTTCGACATGCTGGGCATGGACGGCTACCACGCCGCCGCCGATCTGAACAATCTGGAAGTCAAGGCCTACGCCATCCCCGATCAACACGCCCCTGGCAAGCGCACCGATTTTGCCGCCTTCATTGACGAACTGATGACCGATCTGCTGGATGGGCGCGGCGTGGTGGTCCACTGCCGGGGCGGACTGGGCCGCGCGGGACTGGCCGCCGCCTGCCTGCTGGTGCAGGGCGGCATGACAGCGGACCGGGCCATCGAACTGGTCAGAGAAACCCGTGACCGCAAGGCCATCGAAACGAGCGAGCAGATGCAATTCGTCCACGACTTCGCAGACGCCCTGCCCGTCCAGCACCGCTCCTGA
- a CDS encoding barstar family protein, with protein sequence MQVFDQAPEGIQKAPHDPRILAAGYQVSLREISFLDVHDKESLMLAVLRGLALTDSFGRNWDALYDVLTDAEVRPPRLGLLLCDFEHFRRRHPRLSGELERVMLDAQRDAAGHGRQLWLLAEELESDPKSW encoded by the coding sequence ATGCAAGTGTTCGATCAGGCCCCGGAAGGCATTCAGAAGGCCCCGCACGATCCGCGCATCCTGGCCGCTGGCTATCAGGTGTCTCTGCGGGAAATCAGTTTTCTGGACGTGCATGACAAGGAATCCCTCATGCTGGCGGTGCTGCGCGGTCTGGCCCTGACCGACAGTTTCGGGCGCAACTGGGACGCCCTGTACGACGTGCTGACCGATGCTGAAGTGCGGCCCCCCCGCCTGGGCCTGCTGCTGTGCGACTTCGAGCATTTCCGCCGTCGCCACCCCCGCCTGAGCGGCGAGCTGGAGCGCGTGATGCTCGACGCCCAGCGCGACGCCGCCGGGCATGGCCGCCAGTTGTGGCTGCTCGCAGAGGAACTGGAAAGCGATCCGAAAAGCTGGTAG
- a CDS encoding IS5 family transposase: protein MHSRLERTLKMNRTRFKRRTGISPETFAKMEAVLTRRERAKKKSGRPAALSPGEQLLLTLEFWREYRTFAHLGDDWSVHETTVQRTVERVETALIQSEEFRLPGNKSLKQEENVFQIIAVDAAETPCERPIKKQRRWYSGKKKRHTLKTQVVISVTTCMILSVAPAFGSMHDLTLFRHSGVRVHPETALIGDAGYQGIWRHHGHSITPHKGTKATPLTPEQRQQNRELASTRKRVEHVIRRLKIFRVLKAIYRHRRRRFSLRVNLIAAVCNRSIAGVA from the coding sequence ATGCACAGCCGTCTGGAACGCACGCTGAAGATGAACCGCACGCGCTTCAAACGGCGTACCGGGATCTCCCCCGAGACCTTTGCCAAGATGGAAGCCGTCCTGACCCGGCGGGAACGCGCCAAAAAGAAATCCGGCAGGCCCGCCGCCCTCAGTCCTGGTGAACAGCTCCTCCTGACTCTTGAATTCTGGCGGGAATACCGCACCTTCGCTCACCTCGGCGACGATTGGAGTGTCCATGAAACCACCGTGCAGCGCACGGTGGAACGCGTCGAAACCGCCCTGATCCAGAGCGAAGAGTTCCGACTCCCCGGCAACAAGAGCCTGAAACAGGAAGAAAACGTCTTCCAAATCATCGCCGTGGATGCCGCTGAAACCCCATGTGAGCGGCCAATCAAAAAGCAACGCCGCTGGTACAGCGGCAAGAAGAAACGGCACACCCTGAAAACGCAAGTCGTGATCAGCGTCACCACCTGCATGATCCTGTCCGTTGCTCCCGCCTTCGGGTCCATGCATGACCTCACCCTGTTTCGGCATTCGGGCGTCCGTGTCCACCCCGAGACGGCGCTGATCGGCGATGCCGGCTACCAGGGCATCTGGCGGCATCACGGTCATTCGATCACACCGCACAAAGGAACAAAAGCAACACCGCTGACGCCTGAACAGCGTCAGCAGAATCGGGAACTGGCGTCGACCCGCAAGCGGGTCGAGCATGTCATTCGGCGTCTGAAGATTTTCCGCGTGCTGAAGGCCATATACCGTCACCGAAGGCGGCGCTTTTCCTTACGCGTCAATCTCATTGCGGCAGTGTGTAACCGCTCCATTGCCGGCGTGGCATGA
- the lepB gene encoding signal peptidase I yields the protein MTAPAPRLPRPWLATVLALLFGSWGALYTSGVLAVLIFLMYLALLAMVGVSPTTSILIVALVSGAGAWAWVRLSLGERLPPALRRFDRLSLRQALLLGAVMVVALMLFTRTAFTVLNYGGYSMAPTLLSGDQVSVVVAPALRGEVRRGDLVSFRSPWKNGPRSTIVSRVAGVAGDRVEVRKGVLLVNGKVADIPAAFSALRAAGCVDEELFLNNLAVVDQSQTDPSADLVVEDAVLLAPTPVPAGSVAVISDNRSDLFMDSRSFGFLPLSSINGKLVAPRPDYAGMRPEDCLPPTERRR from the coding sequence ATGACTGCCCCTGCACCCCGTTTGCCCCGGCCCTGGCTGGCCACTGTTCTCGCCCTGCTGTTCGGTTCCTGGGGGGCGCTGTACACCAGCGGCGTCCTCGCGGTCCTGATCTTCCTGATGTATCTGGCACTGCTGGCCATGGTGGGTGTCTCACCGACGACGAGCATCCTGATCGTGGCGCTGGTGTCCGGCGCCGGCGCGTGGGCGTGGGTGAGGCTGTCGCTGGGAGAGCGGCTGCCCCCAGCGCTGCGCCGGTTTGACCGTCTCTCACTGCGTCAGGCCCTGCTGCTGGGAGCCGTGATGGTGGTGGCGCTGATGCTATTTACCCGCACAGCGTTCACGGTGTTGAATTACGGCGGCTACTCGATGGCGCCGACACTGCTCTCCGGGGATCAGGTCTCGGTGGTGGTGGCTCCGGCGCTGCGGGGCGAAGTGCGCCGCGGCGACCTGGTCAGCTTTCGCTCTCCCTGGAAGAACGGGCCAAGGTCCACCATCGTCTCGCGGGTGGCGGGCGTGGCTGGAGACCGGGTGGAGGTCCGCAAAGGTGTCCTGCTGGTCAACGGCAAGGTTGCGGACATCCCAGCCGCGTTCTCGGCGCTGCGCGCAGCGGGCTGCGTGGACGAAGAACTCTTTTTGAATAACCTGGCGGTGGTGGATCAGTCCCAGACGGACCCGTCTGCCGATCTCGTGGTTGAGGACGCGGTGCTGCTGGCACCGACTCCAGTGCCTGCCGGCTCGGTGGCCGTGATCTCGGACAACCGCTCAGATCTGTTTATGGATTCGCGGAGCTTCGGCTTTTTGCCGCTCTCATCCATCAACGGCAAGCTGGTGGCGCCCCGTCCTGATTACGCGGGAATGCGCCCAGAGGACTGCCTACCACCGACGGAGCGGAGGCGCTGA
- a CDS encoding recombinase family protein, which translates to MQVGYARVSKQQDQDTAAQLRALGAAGAERVFTEHASGGRWDRPELHKMLDQLRAGDVVVVWKLDRLSRSLKDVLHLMELLGERGVGFRSLTEAIDTTTPAGRMMMQMVGAFAEFERAMIRERTKAGLEEARLAGRVGGRKRKLLPHQEQDIRQSVRSGERTAAQCARLFDVHPSTITRLLQRELASGT; encoded by the coding sequence ATGCAAGTCGGTTACGCCCGCGTCAGCAAACAACAGGATCAGGACACCGCCGCCCAACTGCGCGCGCTTGGAGCAGCAGGGGCTGAGCGCGTGTTCACCGAACATGCTTCCGGGGGCCGGTGGGACCGTCCCGAGTTGCACAAGATGCTGGACCAGCTCCGCGCCGGCGACGTGGTGGTGGTCTGGAAACTGGATCGCCTGAGCCGCAGCCTGAAAGACGTCTTGCACCTGATGGAGTTGCTGGGCGAGCGGGGCGTGGGGTTCCGCAGTCTCACCGAGGCCATCGACACCACCACGCCAGCGGGCCGGATGATGATGCAGATGGTGGGCGCGTTTGCCGAGTTTGAGCGGGCCATGATCCGTGAACGCACCAAAGCAGGTTTGGAAGAGGCCCGCCTGGCCGGGCGGGTTGGGGGCCGCAAGCGCAAGTTGCTGCCGCACCAGGAGCAGGACATCCGCCAGTCTGTGCGGTCTGGCGAGCGGACAGCGGCACAGTGCGCCCGGCTCTTTGACGTCCATCCCAGCACCATCACCCGGCTGCTCCAGCGAGAGCTGGCATCTGGAACCTAA
- the hemB gene encoding porphobilinogen synthase, producing the protein MPERPRRLRRTPALRALTREVHLSPAHFIYPIFVHELPDESPIASMPGISRHSINGAVAQAREALRLGVPSVILFGIPDHKDAHGSGAYAEDGIIQRATRAIKAAVPELTVMADTCLCEYTDHGHCGPLCEVPGQSGAEAWTVDNDRSLELLALTAVSQARAGADVVAPSAMMDGQVGAIRAALDAAGFSDIPIMSYAVKYASAYYGPFRDAAGSTPSVGNRATYQMDPAGGHREALREARLDAEQGADTLMVKPALAYLDVVRLLRDNFDLPLVVYNVSGEYSLVKAAAQLGFMDERRTVLENLTAMRRAGADSIITYHALDAARWLREDVLQEDALRPITEPTLETTQETVTSTQDTVPENGA; encoded by the coding sequence ATGCCTGAACGTCCCCGGCGACTGCGCCGCACCCCCGCCCTGCGCGCCCTGACCCGCGAAGTCCATCTCAGCCCGGCGCACTTTATCTACCCGATCTTCGTCCATGAACTGCCGGACGAGTCTCCCATCGCATCCATGCCCGGCATCAGTCGCCACAGCATTAACGGCGCGGTGGCGCAGGCGCGTGAGGCCCTGCGGCTGGGCGTTCCCAGCGTGATCCTGTTTGGCATTCCTGACCACAAGGACGCACACGGCAGCGGCGCGTATGCCGAGGATGGCATCATCCAGCGGGCCACGCGCGCGATCAAGGCGGCAGTGCCGGAACTGACGGTCATGGCCGACACCTGCCTGTGCGAGTACACCGATCACGGCCACTGCGGCCCGCTGTGCGAGGTGCCCGGCCAGAGCGGCGCGGAAGCATGGACGGTGGACAATGACCGCAGCCTGGAACTGCTGGCCCTAACCGCTGTTTCGCAGGCCCGCGCAGGGGCCGATGTGGTGGCCCCCAGCGCCATGATGGACGGGCAGGTGGGGGCCATCCGCGCGGCGCTGGACGCGGCAGGCTTCAGCGATATTCCGATCATGAGCTACGCGGTCAAGTACGCCAGCGCGTATTACGGCCCCTTCCGCGACGCGGCAGGCAGCACCCCCAGCGTGGGCAACCGCGCCACCTACCAGATGGACCCGGCGGGCGGCCACCGTGAGGCGCTGCGTGAGGCCCGGTTGGATGCCGAGCAGGGCGCGGACACGCTGATGGTCAAGCCCGCGCTGGCCTACCTGGATGTGGTTCGCCTGCTGCGCGACAATTTTGACCTTCCACTGGTGGTCTACAACGTCAGCGGCGAATATTCGCTGGTCAAGGCGGCGGCGCAACTGGGCTTCATGGACGAGCGCCGCACCGTACTGGAAAACCTGACCGCCATGCGCCGCGCCGGGGCCGACTCGATCATCACGTACCATGCGCTGGACGCTGCCCGCTGGCTGCGCGAGGACGTGTTGCAGGAAGACGCCCTGCGGCCAATTACGGAGCCAACTTTGGAGACAACCCAGGAGACAGTGACGTCCACGCAAGACACCGTGCCGGAGAATGGCGCGTGA